One part of the Cumulibacter manganitolerans genome encodes these proteins:
- a CDS encoding TetR/AcrR family transcriptional regulator: MSRAKPAAPPPSGATAGAARPSARTLQKAERTDLLLSEAARLFAAKGFRGVSLEEIASAVGISGPALYRHFSNKQAILAAVLGDVSTRLLEGGRRRVAAHADPREALIALIDFHADFALGETDRIRVHNRDLRTLEDEASDAVRRTQRDYVELWVDQLVRLGEPDRAAARLKAQAAIGLLNSTPHSVRHGDPARVKPVLERMTLAALLA; encoded by the coding sequence GTGTCCAGAGCCAAGCCTGCCGCCCCGCCGCCCTCCGGGGCAACCGCCGGCGCCGCAAGGCCGAGCGCGCGCACGCTGCAGAAGGCCGAGCGCACCGACCTGCTGCTCAGCGAGGCGGCGCGGCTGTTCGCGGCCAAGGGGTTCCGCGGCGTGTCGCTGGAGGAGATCGCGTCGGCGGTCGGCATCAGCGGTCCCGCGCTCTATCGACATTTCTCGAACAAGCAGGCGATCCTCGCCGCGGTGCTGGGCGACGTCTCCACGCGGCTGCTCGAGGGCGGACGCCGGCGGGTGGCCGCCCACGCCGACCCTCGCGAGGCGCTGATCGCGCTGATCGACTTCCACGCCGACTTCGCGCTCGGGGAGACCGACCGCATCCGCGTGCACAACCGCGACCTGCGCACGCTGGAGGACGAGGCCTCCGACGCCGTACGCCGTACCCAGCGCGACTACGTCGAGCTGTGGGTCGACCAGCTCGTGCGGCTGGGCGAGCCGGACCGCGCGGCGGCGCGGCTGAAGGCGCAGGCCGCGATCGGCCTGCTCAACTCCACTCCCCATAGCGTGCGCCACGGCGATCCCGCGCGGGTCAAGCCGGTGCTGGAACGGATGACGCTCGCCGCACTGCTTGCCTGA
- a CDS encoding carboxyl transferase domain-containing protein, translated as MRSRLTSQLDATSEQFRANAAHQRGLVERLRADIAAADGGSPASKERHIGRGKLLPRDRVNHLLDPGSPFLELSPLAATGMYDDEAPGAGIITGVGRVSGRECVIVANDATVKGGTYYPVTVKKHLRAQEVALQNQLPCIYLVDSGGAFLPKQDEVFPDREHFGRIFYNQATMSAQGIPQLAAVMGSCTAGGAYVPAMADEAVIVRNQGTIFLGGPPLVKAATGEIVTAEDLGGGDLHSKRSGVTDHLAENDEHALQILRSIVANLGPRGERQWDVAAAEPPAVDPETLYGVIPADSRTPYDVREVIARMVDGSHFDEFKKEYGSTLVTGTARIFGHPVGVIGNNGILFSESALKAAHFIQLCDRRRIPLLFLQNITGFMVGREYEAGGIAKNGAKMVNAVATARVPKFTVVIGGSFGAGNYGMCGRAYSPRFLWMWPAAQISVMGGEQAASVLSTVRRDTIESKGGEWSAEDEEAFKAPIRQQYLDQGNAYYSTARIWDDGIIDPLDTRMVLGLALGAASRTPLEDPSYGIFRM; from the coding sequence ATGCGTTCCAGGCTGACCAGCCAGCTCGACGCGACCAGTGAGCAGTTCCGTGCCAACGCGGCGCACCAGCGCGGCCTGGTCGAGCGGCTGCGCGCCGACATCGCCGCGGCGGACGGCGGTTCGCCGGCGAGCAAGGAGCGGCATATCGGGCGCGGCAAGCTGCTGCCGCGCGACCGGGTGAACCACCTGCTCGATCCCGGCTCGCCGTTCCTGGAGCTCTCGCCGCTGGCCGCGACCGGCATGTACGACGACGAGGCGCCCGGTGCGGGGATCATCACCGGCGTCGGCCGGGTATCCGGTCGGGAGTGCGTGATCGTCGCCAACGACGCGACCGTCAAGGGCGGCACTTACTACCCGGTGACGGTCAAGAAGCACCTGCGCGCCCAGGAGGTCGCGCTGCAGAACCAGCTGCCGTGCATCTACCTCGTCGACTCCGGCGGCGCGTTCCTGCCCAAGCAGGACGAGGTCTTCCCCGACCGCGAGCACTTCGGCCGCATCTTCTACAACCAGGCGACCATGTCGGCGCAAGGCATCCCGCAGCTCGCCGCGGTCATGGGCTCGTGCACGGCCGGCGGCGCCTACGTCCCGGCGATGGCCGACGAGGCCGTCATCGTGCGCAACCAGGGCACGATCTTCCTCGGCGGCCCGCCGCTGGTGAAGGCGGCCACCGGCGAGATCGTCACCGCCGAGGACCTCGGCGGCGGCGACCTGCACTCCAAGCGCTCCGGCGTCACCGACCACCTTGCGGAGAACGACGAGCACGCGCTGCAGATCCTGCGCTCCATCGTGGCCAACCTCGGCCCGCGCGGCGAGCGGCAGTGGGACGTCGCGGCCGCGGAGCCGCCGGCGGTCGACCCCGAGACGCTGTACGGCGTCATCCCCGCCGACTCGCGGACGCCCTACGACGTGCGCGAGGTGATCGCGCGGATGGTCGACGGGTCGCATTTCGACGAGTTCAAGAAGGAGTACGGCTCGACGCTGGTCACCGGCACCGCGCGCATCTTCGGGCACCCGGTCGGCGTCATCGGCAACAACGGCATCCTGTTCAGCGAGTCGGCGCTGAAGGCCGCGCACTTCATCCAGCTGTGCGACCGCCGGCGGATCCCGCTGCTGTTCCTGCAGAACATCACCGGCTTCATGGTGGGCCGCGAGTACGAAGCGGGCGGCATCGCCAAGAACGGCGCGAAGATGGTCAACGCCGTCGCGACCGCGCGCGTCCCGAAGTTCACCGTCGTCATCGGCGGCTCGTTCGGCGCCGGGAACTACGGCATGTGCGGGCGGGCGTACTCCCCACGCTTCCTATGGATGTGGCCCGCCGCGCAGATCTCGGTGATGGGCGGCGAGCAGGCCGCCTCGGTGCTGTCGACCGTCCGCCGCGACACGATCGAGAGCAAGGGCGGTGAGTGGTCGGCCGAGGACGAAGAGGCGTTCAAGGCACCGATCCGCCAGCAGTACCTCGACCAGGGCAACGCCTACTACTCGACGGCCCGGATCTGGGACGACGGCATCATCGACCCGCTCGACACACGGATGGTCCTGGGCCTCGCGCTGGGCGCCGCGTCCCGCACGCCGCTCGAGGATCCCTCCTACGGCATCTTCCGGATGTGA
- a CDS encoding ATP-binding protein: MESEQQMFSKVLIANRGEIACRIIRTLHDMGIQSVAVYSDADAGAKHVREAGEAVHLGPTNARESYLDIAKVIAAAQSTGAQAIHPGYGFLAENAEFAKACRDAGITFIGPSPEAIETMGDKISAKLTVSKAGVPVVPGRSEPGMTDDDLYDAALEVGFPVLIKPSAGGGGKGMYLVEREDDLRSSIASARREAASSFGDDTLFLERFVKDPRHIEVQVLADSHGHTIHLGERECSLQRRHQKIIEEAPSALLDAATRERIGKAAVDTAAAVAYSGAGTVEFIVSADRPDEFFFMEMNTRLQVEHPVTELVTGFDLVEQQVLVAAGHELQIQQDDVELRGHAIEARVYAENPDRDFLPTGGTVTYLDESDDSTIARFHADDAAGQAGFFSFDPVAAADEGSTWPEDPTFDGVRVDSALIEDLQVATTYDPMIAKVIVHGHDRADALDRLDRALARYTVFGVVTNVNFLRALIAHPKVRSGDLDTGLVGRDLDSLVGRPVPREIYLAAAADLFAREAAGRPYADDPWESITGWRPGRAPVPMHWAARGPGGDKVALYALPTRVTDDEAELDITVGDETVHVLAAQYPETIEIDGLRRDYVAEVGDSEAWMWVEGVGTYVVPRLSPEQELGGHGGAAGGEVRSPMPGTVIAVHTENDAEVAAGEPLIVVEAMKMEHVLKAPVAGTVRGLTAGTGTQVVVDQLLMTVEPTTEK, encoded by the coding sequence ATGGAAAGCGAGCAGCAGATGTTCTCCAAGGTTCTGATCGCCAATCGCGGCGAGATCGCGTGCCGCATCATCCGCACCCTGCACGACATGGGCATCCAGAGCGTCGCGGTCTACTCCGATGCCGACGCCGGCGCGAAGCACGTCCGCGAGGCCGGCGAGGCGGTGCACCTCGGGCCGACGAACGCCCGCGAGTCCTACCTCGACATCGCCAAGGTGATCGCGGCGGCGCAGAGCACGGGCGCGCAGGCCATCCACCCCGGCTACGGCTTCCTCGCCGAGAACGCCGAGTTCGCCAAGGCGTGCCGCGACGCCGGCATCACCTTCATCGGCCCCTCCCCCGAGGCGATCGAGACCATGGGCGACAAGATCTCCGCCAAGCTCACCGTCTCGAAGGCCGGCGTACCGGTCGTGCCGGGGCGTTCGGAGCCCGGCATGACCGACGACGACCTCTACGACGCCGCGCTCGAGGTCGGCTTCCCGGTGCTCATCAAGCCGTCCGCCGGCGGCGGCGGCAAGGGCATGTACCTCGTCGAGCGCGAGGACGACCTGCGCTCGTCGATCGCGTCGGCGCGCCGCGAGGCCGCGTCGTCCTTCGGCGACGACACACTGTTCCTCGAGCGGTTCGTCAAGGATCCCCGCCACATCGAGGTCCAGGTGCTCGCCGACTCGCACGGCCACACCATCCACCTCGGCGAGCGCGAGTGCTCGCTGCAGCGCCGGCATCAGAAGATCATCGAGGAGGCGCCGTCCGCGCTGCTCGACGCGGCGACCCGCGAGCGGATCGGCAAGGCCGCCGTGGACACCGCGGCCGCCGTCGCCTACTCCGGCGCCGGGACGGTCGAGTTCATCGTCAGCGCCGATCGGCCCGACGAGTTCTTCTTCATGGAGATGAACACCCGCCTGCAGGTCGAGCACCCGGTCACCGAGCTGGTCACCGGCTTCGACCTCGTCGAGCAGCAGGTGCTCGTGGCGGCCGGCCACGAGCTGCAGATCCAGCAGGACGACGTCGAGCTGCGCGGGCACGCCATCGAGGCGCGGGTGTACGCCGAGAACCCGGACCGCGACTTCCTGCCGACCGGCGGCACCGTGACCTACCTCGATGAGAGCGACGACAGCACCATCGCGCGCTTTCACGCGGACGACGCGGCGGGACAGGCCGGCTTCTTCAGCTTCGACCCGGTGGCAGCCGCCGACGAGGGGAGCACCTGGCCGGAGGACCCCACGTTCGACGGCGTGCGGGTCGACTCGGCGCTGATCGAGGACCTGCAGGTCGCCACGACGTACGACCCGATGATCGCCAAGGTCATCGTGCACGGGCACGACCGCGCCGACGCCCTCGATCGGCTGGACCGGGCGCTCGCCCGCTACACGGTATTCGGCGTCGTCACCAACGTGAACTTCCTGCGCGCGCTGATCGCGCACCCGAAGGTGCGCTCCGGCGACCTGGACACCGGCCTGGTCGGCCGCGACCTCGACAGCCTGGTCGGCCGGCCGGTCCCGCGCGAGATCTATCTCGCCGCCGCGGCCGACCTGTTCGCGCGCGAGGCGGCGGGCCGGCCGTACGCCGACGACCCGTGGGAGTCGATCACCGGCTGGCGTCCCGGACGTGCCCCCGTCCCGATGCACTGGGCCGCGCGAGGACCCGGCGGCGACAAGGTCGCGTTGTACGCGCTGCCCACCCGCGTCACCGACGACGAGGCCGAGCTGGACATCACGGTCGGCGACGAGACCGTGCACGTGCTCGCCGCCCAGTACCCCGAGACCATCGAGATCGACGGGCTCCGACGCGACTACGTCGCCGAGGTCGGCGACAGCGAGGCGTGGATGTGGGTCGAGGGCGTCGGCACGTACGTCGTGCCGCGGCTCTCGCCCGAGCAGGAGCTCGGCGGCCACGGCGGCGCCGCGGGCGGCGAAGTGCGCTCGCCGATGCCCGGCACCGTCATCGCCGTGCACACCGAGAACGACGCCGAGGTCGCCGCGGGCGAGCCGCTCATCGTCGTCGAGGCGATGAAGATGGAGCACGTCCTGAAGGCCCCGGTCGCCGGCACCGTCCGCGGCCTCACCGCGGGCACCGGCACCCAGGTCGTCGTCGACCAGCTGCTGATGACCGTCGAACCCACCACCGAGAAGTAA
- a CDS encoding acyl-CoA dehydrogenase family protein, translated as MDTTLSAEQEELRRTVERFTNEVVRPVSQHHDETKTFPYDVVAQMGELGLFGLPFPEEYGGMGGDYFTLCLALEELARVDQSVAITLEAGCSLGTMPVYLFGTDAQKQEWLPRLTSGEILGAFGLTEPEAGSDAGGTKTTAVLEDGHWRINGSKQFITNSGTDITGLVTVTAVTGVREGGSKEISAIMIPTPADGFTAEPAYNKVGWNASDTHPLSFDDVIVPEENLLGERGRGYAQFLRILDEGRIAIAALAVGAAQGCVDESVRYARERKSMGQPIGKYQAIEFKLARMEARAWTARAAYYAAAAKMLSGKPFKKEAAIAKMVASEAAMDNARDATQIHGGYGFMNEYVVSRHYRDSKILEIGEGTTEVQLMLIGRQLGL; from the coding sequence ATGGACACCACCCTTTCCGCCGAGCAGGAAGAGCTGCGCCGCACCGTCGAGCGGTTCACGAACGAGGTCGTGCGCCCGGTCTCGCAGCACCACGACGAGACCAAGACGTTCCCGTACGACGTCGTCGCGCAGATGGGCGAGCTCGGCCTGTTCGGGCTGCCGTTCCCGGAGGAGTACGGCGGGATGGGTGGCGACTACTTCACGCTGTGCCTCGCCCTCGAGGAGCTCGCCCGCGTCGACCAGTCCGTCGCGATCACCCTCGAGGCGGGCTGCTCGCTGGGCACGATGCCGGTCTACCTGTTCGGCACCGACGCCCAGAAGCAGGAGTGGCTGCCGCGGCTGACCAGCGGCGAGATCCTCGGCGCGTTCGGGCTCACCGAGCCCGAGGCCGGATCCGACGCCGGCGGCACCAAGACGACCGCCGTCCTCGAGGACGGGCACTGGCGGATCAACGGCAGCAAGCAGTTCATCACCAACTCGGGCACCGACATCACCGGCCTGGTCACCGTCACCGCCGTCACCGGCGTCCGCGAGGGCGGCTCGAAGGAGATCTCGGCGATCATGATCCCGACGCCCGCGGACGGCTTCACCGCCGAGCCGGCGTACAACAAGGTCGGCTGGAACGCCTCCGACACCCACCCGCTGAGCTTCGACGACGTGATCGTGCCGGAGGAGAACCTGCTCGGCGAGCGCGGCCGCGGCTACGCGCAGTTCCTGCGGATCCTCGACGAGGGCCGGATCGCGATCGCGGCGCTGGCGGTGGGTGCCGCGCAGGGCTGCGTCGACGAGAGCGTCCGCTACGCGCGCGAGCGCAAGTCGATGGGCCAGCCGATCGGCAAGTACCAGGCGATCGAGTTCAAGCTCGCCCGGATGGAGGCGCGCGCCTGGACCGCGCGGGCGGCGTACTACGCGGCGGCGGCGAAGATGCTCTCGGGCAAGCCGTTCAAGAAGGAGGCGGCGATCGCCAAGATGGTCGCCTCCGAGGCGGCGATGGACAACGCGCGCGACGCCACGCAGATCCACGGCGGCTACGGCTTCATGAACGAGTACGTGGTGTCGCGGCACTACCGCGACTCGAAGATCCTGGAGATCGGCGAGGGCACCACCGAGGTGCAGCTGATGCTGATCGGCCGCCAGCTCGGCCTCTAG
- a CDS encoding MFS transporter, with protein MLRSYSVLFRAPGTKAFSAAGFVARMPISQFGLAAVMLVSAQSGSYGLAGNVSAVAALAGAAIMPQTARLVDRYGQAKVARPVIVAGAVSWLLLALAVTLQWPVWTWFVLAALGGGLGPSIGSMVRARWVYVLKDRSLQQRAFSWESSVDEVVFIIGPPLATFLATGVAPYAGVVVAAVLLLAGGWLFTAQRSTEPPGTGRHAASLPSRRLLTPSLLAVALVFCCCGTAFGAIDVTVVAFADEAGSKAAAGLILAAYAAGSLIAGLAFGVITFRRSIGGQFVVAACLFGLLAPLLLLAGNLVMCGVLIFIAGFAIAPLLISATVLIERIVPAVALTEALTWSTTALVLGVTIGASAAGSLIDQHGARFSFWVPAGAAVLAALIALVASPRLRHGSVRRTADRLAASLVDAPAPGVPQAEIAG; from the coding sequence GTGCTCAGGTCGTACAGCGTGCTTTTCCGCGCTCCCGGAACCAAGGCGTTCAGTGCCGCCGGCTTCGTCGCCCGCATGCCGATCAGCCAGTTCGGCCTCGCCGCCGTCATGCTGGTCTCCGCGCAGAGCGGCAGCTACGGCCTGGCCGGCAACGTCTCGGCGGTCGCCGCGCTCGCGGGCGCCGCGATCATGCCGCAGACCGCGCGGCTGGTCGACCGCTACGGCCAGGCCAAGGTGGCCCGCCCGGTCATCGTCGCCGGCGCCGTCTCCTGGCTGCTGCTGGCCCTGGCCGTCACCCTGCAGTGGCCGGTCTGGACCTGGTTCGTGCTCGCCGCGCTCGGCGGCGGTCTCGGTCCATCGATCGGCTCGATGGTCCGCGCCCGGTGGGTCTACGTGCTGAAGGACCGGTCCCTGCAGCAGCGCGCCTTCAGCTGGGAGTCGTCGGTCGACGAGGTGGTGTTCATCATCGGACCGCCGCTGGCGACCTTCCTCGCCACCGGCGTCGCGCCGTACGCCGGAGTCGTCGTCGCCGCCGTGCTGCTGCTCGCCGGCGGCTGGCTGTTCACCGCCCAGCGCTCGACGGAGCCACCTGGCACCGGCCGCCACGCCGCGTCCCTCCCCTCGCGGCGCCTGCTGACGCCGTCACTGCTGGCCGTGGCGCTGGTGTTCTGCTGCTGCGGCACGGCCTTCGGCGCCATCGACGTCACGGTCGTCGCGTTCGCCGACGAGGCCGGCAGCAAGGCCGCGGCCGGGCTGATCCTCGCGGCGTACGCCGCGGGCAGCCTGATCGCCGGCCTGGCCTTCGGCGTCATCACCTTCCGGCGCTCGATCGGCGGCCAGTTCGTGGTTGCGGCATGCCTGTTCGGGCTGCTCGCGCCGCTGCTGCTGCTGGCCGGCAACCTGGTGATGTGCGGCGTGCTCATCTTCATCGCGGGCTTCGCGATCGCGCCGCTGCTGATCTCCGCGACCGTGCTGATCGAGCGGATCGTGCCCGCCGTCGCGCTGACCGAGGCGCTCACCTGGTCGACCACCGCGCTCGTCCTCGGCGTCACCATCGGCGCCTCGGCGGCCGGATCGCTCATCGACCAGCACGGCGCCCGGTTCAGCTTCTGGGTGCCCGCCGGCGCCGCCGTCCTCGCCGCGTTGATCGCCCTCGTGGCGAGCCCTCGGCTGCGGCACGGCTCGGTCCGCCGCACCGCCGACCGGCTCGCCGCCAGCCTCGTCGACGCGCCGGCCCCCGGTGTCCCGCAGGCCGAGATCGCCGGCTGA
- a CDS encoding AAA family ATPase: MSMKQYDDPQALADALDSTDYIADEGLATAAFLALRMGRPLFLEGDAGVGKTALAQALAQVLDAELIRLQCYEGIDASQALYDWDFARQMLHLRAAESVADADRAEIEQELYDRRFLIARPLLKALETSPSVLLIDELDRADDEFEAFLLEVLAESAVTIPELGTIKATTPPLTVITSNRTREVHDALKRRCLYHWVAHPSFDREVEIIRRRLPEVSESLSRQVAAAVGRLRAADLLKPPGVAEAIDWAQALHLLGVRELTPESAARSLGAVLKYREDAERVVANDLDKLLAG, encoded by the coding sequence ATGTCGATGAAGCAGTACGACGATCCGCAGGCGCTCGCTGACGCCCTCGACTCGACCGACTACATCGCGGACGAGGGACTGGCCACCGCCGCGTTCCTCGCGCTGCGCATGGGGCGCCCGCTGTTCCTCGAGGGGGACGCCGGCGTCGGCAAGACCGCGCTCGCGCAGGCGCTGGCCCAGGTGCTGGACGCCGAGCTGATCCGGCTGCAGTGCTACGAGGGGATCGACGCCTCCCAGGCGCTGTACGACTGGGACTTCGCCCGCCAGATGCTGCACCTGCGGGCCGCCGAGTCGGTCGCGGACGCCGATCGCGCCGAGATCGAGCAGGAGCTGTACGACCGCCGGTTCCTGATCGCCCGGCCGCTGCTGAAGGCGCTGGAGACCAGCCCCTCGGTGCTGCTGATCGACGAGCTCGACCGCGCGGACGACGAGTTCGAGGCGTTCCTGCTCGAGGTTCTCGCGGAGTCGGCCGTCACCATCCCCGAGCTCGGCACCATCAAGGCCACGACGCCGCCGCTGACGGTCATCACCTCCAACCGCACCCGCGAGGTGCACGATGCCCTCAAGCGGCGCTGCCTGTACCACTGGGTCGCGCACCCCAGCTTCGACCGCGAGGTGGAGATCATCCGGCGCCGGCTGCCCGAGGTCAGCGAGTCGCTGTCCCGGCAGGTCGCGGCCGCGGTCGGCCGGCTGCGCGCGGCCGACCTGCTCAAGCCGCCCGGGGTCGCCGAGGCGATCGACTGGGCGCAGGCGCTGCACCTGCTCGGCGTCCGCGAGCTCACCCCGGAGAGCGCGGCGCGGTCTCTGGGCGCGGTGCTGAAGTACCGCGAGGACGCCGAGCGTGTCGTCGCCAACGACCTCGACAAGCTGCTCGCGGGCTGA
- a CDS encoding vWA domain-containing protein: MTSGWMLHYVDKEASAPARGVDETLLGFARMLRVAGVDVTPDRTMSMLQAVEALDVLRQDDVYWAGRLTLCSSPDDLPKYDAGFAAYFEGKEAVKRAGMAVEQPRPMHLPVGIDAPQGAEQEESDDDPIPGQATAQEVLRHKDFADLSEADRQALKRMFELLAPAAASRRSRRYRDSHTGITDPHRSIRAAMRTGGELTRLQWRDRRVRPRKLVIIGDVSGSMAPYSDALLRFAHAAVRRNPVSTEVFTLGTRLTRVTRELRLRNSDKALRAAGQAIPDWSGGTQLGEMLRAFLDRWGQRGTARRAIVVIFSDGWERGDPALLGEQMKRLHRLAHKVIWANPHKGHAGYEPLTAGIVAALPSIDEFVAGHSFDSYAKLARLIADA, from the coding sequence ATGACGTCCGGCTGGATGCTGCACTACGTCGACAAGGAGGCGAGCGCTCCGGCGCGCGGCGTCGACGAGACGCTGCTGGGCTTCGCGCGGATGCTGCGCGTCGCGGGGGTCGACGTCACGCCCGACCGCACCATGTCGATGCTGCAGGCCGTCGAGGCGCTCGACGTGCTGCGCCAGGACGACGTGTACTGGGCGGGTCGGCTCACGCTGTGCAGCTCGCCGGACGACCTGCCGAAGTACGACGCCGGGTTCGCGGCGTACTTCGAGGGCAAGGAGGCGGTCAAGCGCGCGGGCATGGCCGTCGAGCAGCCGCGCCCGATGCACCTGCCGGTCGGGATCGATGCTCCGCAGGGCGCCGAGCAGGAGGAGTCGGACGACGACCCCATTCCCGGGCAGGCGACGGCGCAGGAGGTGCTGCGGCACAAGGACTTCGCCGACCTCAGCGAGGCGGACCGGCAGGCCCTCAAGCGGATGTTCGAGCTGCTCGCGCCGGCCGCGGCGTCCCGCCGGTCGCGGCGCTATCGCGACTCGCACACCGGGATCACCGACCCGCACCGGTCGATCCGCGCCGCGATGCGCACCGGGGGCGAGCTGACCCGGCTCCAGTGGCGCGACCGCCGCGTCCGGCCCCGCAAGCTGGTGATCATCGGGGACGTGAGCGGCTCGATGGCGCCGTACTCCGACGCGCTGCTGCGGTTCGCGCACGCCGCCGTCCGCCGCAACCCGGTCAGCACCGAGGTGTTCACCCTCGGGACCCGACTGACCCGCGTCACCCGCGAGCTGCGGCTGCGCAACTCCGACAAGGCGCTGCGCGCCGCCGGCCAGGCGATCCCCGACTGGAGCGGCGGCACCCAGCTCGGCGAGATGCTGCGCGCCTTCCTGGACCGCTGGGGACAGCGCGGCACGGCCCGCCGCGCGATCGTGGTGATCTTCAGCGACGGGTGGGAACGCGGCGACCCGGCGCTGCTCGGCGAGCAGATGAAGCGGCTGCATCGCCTGGCGCACAAGGTGATCTGGGCGAACCCACACAAAGGCCACGCCGGCTACGAACCGCTGACCGCGGGTATCGTCGCCGCCCTGCCGAGCATCGACGAGTTCGTAGCCGGCCACTCCTTCGATTCGTACGCCAAGCTAGCGAGGTTGATTGCCGATGCGTGA
- a CDS encoding XdhC family protein, with the protein MREILNDLLPWWRDGKTVGMGTVVATWRSAPRPAGASMVVGPDDEAFGSVSGGCVEGAVFEEAKLVVGGESSPALHRYGVSDDDAFSVGLTCGGILDVFVEPISKQTFPELDQVAASIDAHEPVAVVTCVDGADDRVGNRLVVWNDRVSGTLGLDRLDAAITDDVRGMLAAGRTGMVHYGHDGERLGDDLSLFVAAYAPPRRMLVFGAIDFAAAVARMGAFLGHKVTVCDARPVFATPKRFPDAHEVVVEWPHRYLQAEVDAGRVDERTIICVLTHDPKFDVPLLQVALPLDVAYIGAMGSRRTHDDRLARLREAGVPEEQIARLSSPIGLDLGARTPEETAVSIAAEIIALQWGGDGARLSDADGRIHRDVER; encoded by the coding sequence ATGCGTGAGATCCTGAACGACCTGCTGCCCTGGTGGCGCGACGGCAAGACGGTCGGCATGGGCACCGTCGTGGCGACGTGGCGGTCGGCTCCGCGGCCCGCGGGCGCCTCGATGGTGGTCGGGCCGGACGACGAGGCCTTCGGCAGCGTGTCCGGCGGCTGCGTCGAGGGCGCGGTGTTCGAGGAGGCGAAGCTCGTCGTCGGGGGCGAGAGCAGCCCGGCGCTGCACCGGTACGGCGTCAGCGACGACGACGCGTTCTCGGTCGGCCTGACCTGTGGCGGCATCCTCGACGTCTTCGTCGAGCCGATCAGCAAGCAGACCTTCCCCGAGCTCGACCAGGTCGCCGCGTCGATCGACGCGCACGAGCCGGTCGCGGTCGTCACCTGCGTGGACGGCGCCGACGACCGGGTGGGCAACCGCCTCGTGGTCTGGAACGACCGGGTGAGCGGCACCCTCGGCCTGGACCGCCTCGACGCGGCGATCACCGACGACGTCCGCGGCATGCTCGCTGCGGGCCGCACCGGGATGGTGCACTACGGGCACGACGGCGAGCGGCTCGGCGACGACCTGTCGCTGTTCGTCGCGGCGTACGCCCCGCCGCGCCGGATGCTCGTGTTCGGGGCGATCGACTTCGCGGCGGCGGTGGCCCGCATGGGCGCCTTCCTCGGCCACAAGGTGACCGTCTGCGACGCGCGGCCGGTCTTCGCCACCCCGAAGCGGTTCCCCGACGCCCACGAGGTCGTGGTCGAGTGGCCGCACCGCTACCTGCAGGCCGAGGTCGACGCCGGGCGCGTCGACGAGCGCACCATCATCTGCGTGCTCACCCACGACCCCAAGTTCGACGTCCCGCTGCTGCAGGTCGCGCTGCCGCTGGACGTGGCGTACATCGGCGCGATGGGCTCGCGCCGTACGCACGACGACCGGCTGGCGCGGCTGCGGGAGGCGGGCGTGCCCGAGGAGCAGATCGCGCGGCTGAGCTCGCCGATCGGCCTCGACCTCGGCGCGCGGACGCCCGAGGAGACCGCCGTGTCGATCGCCGCCGAGATCATCGCGCTGCAGTGGGGCGGTGACGGGGCGCGGCTGTCGGACGCCGACGGCCGCATCCACCGCGACGTCGAGCGGTAG